From the genome of Geobacter sp. SVR, one region includes:
- a CDS encoding 30S ribosomal protein S1, whose product MVDFKRLNTADNGEHEDPDFEQQSDEFAALYSESLKERPERDKIIEGTVVRIDQETVLVDIGLKSEGHVPVSEFRDANGEVNVTIGDRIRVLMTREDGKKGYILSKKKADYQAAWEKIGDAGQEGGILEGTITARVNGGFSVDIFGVQAFLPASQVDIRPSANPENYIGLTGKFKVIKLNQRRDNIVLSRRAILEEERSSVRELTLEKLEEGQIVEGVVKNVTEYGAFVDLGGVDGLLHVSDLSWGRVGKPADVLKPGQAITAKVLKFDRTKGKISLGVKQTLSDPWLTVPEKYPVESRIKGRVVSLMEYGAFVELEPGVEGLIHVSEMSWTKRVRRASDILNVGDEVEAVVLGLDMGNRKISLGLKQANENPWTAIAEKYVPGTKIEGQIKNMTDFGMFIGIEDGIDGLVHVSDISWTKRIKHPGDVYAKGDLVHAVVLKVDVENERLSLGIKQLEPDPWSLAPSTYRPGNKVSGKVTSLTDFGVFVELEEGIEGLIHVSELSREKVPSAKTFAEIGDVLEAVVLSCDPKERRISLSIKALQAAAEKAEFEQYLGSQGKATSSFGELLQQELNNKNNN is encoded by the coding sequence ATGGTTGACTTCAAAAGGCTCAATACTGCTGATAACGGTGAGCACGAGGATCCGGATTTCGAGCAGCAGAGCGACGAATTTGCCGCGCTTTACAGTGAAAGCCTCAAGGAGAGGCCCGAGCGGGACAAGATCATAGAAGGAACAGTTGTACGCATCGACCAGGAAACCGTCCTCGTGGATATCGGGCTAAAGTCGGAAGGCCATGTACCGGTATCGGAGTTTCGTGATGCAAATGGCGAAGTGAACGTTACTATCGGCGACCGTATCCGCGTCCTGATGACCCGCGAAGACGGCAAAAAAGGTTATATTCTTTCCAAGAAAAAAGCAGACTACCAGGCAGCCTGGGAAAAGATCGGCGATGCCGGCCAGGAAGGGGGTATCCTCGAGGGTACCATCACTGCCCGTGTCAACGGCGGGTTCAGCGTTGATATCTTCGGAGTGCAGGCGTTCCTGCCCGCCTCCCAGGTGGATATCCGTCCTTCTGCCAATCCTGAGAACTACATCGGACTCACCGGTAAATTCAAGGTGATCAAACTCAATCAGCGCCGCGACAATATCGTGCTTTCCCGCCGTGCGATCCTCGAAGAAGAGCGTTCTTCTGTCCGCGAACTGACCCTCGAGAAACTGGAAGAAGGTCAAATCGTGGAAGGCGTCGTAAAGAATGTGACCGAATACGGCGCATTCGTCGATCTGGGCGGTGTGGACGGCCTGCTGCACGTTTCCGATCTTTCCTGGGGCCGCGTGGGCAAGCCGGCGGATGTACTCAAGCCGGGACAGGCGATCACCGCCAAAGTTCTCAAGTTCGATCGCACCAAGGGCAAGATTTCCCTGGGGGTGAAGCAGACTCTGTCCGACCCGTGGCTGACTGTGCCGGAGAAATATCCGGTCGAAAGCCGCATCAAAGGTCGCGTTGTCAGCCTGATGGAGTACGGCGCCTTTGTAGAACTGGAGCCGGGTGTGGAAGGGCTCATCCACGTTTCCGAAATGTCCTGGACCAAACGGGTCAGAAGGGCTTCCGACATTCTCAACGTCGGCGATGAAGTCGAAGCGGTAGTGCTGGGTCTCGATATGGGCAATCGCAAGATTTCCCTCGGCCTGAAGCAGGCCAACGAGAATCCTTGGACCGCAATCGCGGAAAAATACGTTCCGGGCACTAAGATCGAAGGTCAGATCAAGAACATGACCGACTTTGGCATGTTCATCGGCATCGAAGACGGAATCGACGGTCTGGTCCATGTCTCCGACATTTCCTGGACCAAGCGCATCAAGCATCCCGGCGATGTTTATGCCAAAGGCGACCTTGTCCACGCCGTAGTTCTGAAGGTCGATGTGGAAAACGAGCGTCTCTCGCTGGGTATCAAGCAGCTCGAGCCGGATCCCTGGTCTCTCGCCCCCTCTACCTATCGCCCCGGCAACAAGGTTTCCGGCAAGGTTACCTCTCTGACCGATTTCGGCGTGTTCGTGGAACTGGAAGAGGGTATCGAAGGCCTGATCCACGTCTCCGAGCTTTCCCGCGAGAAAGTGCCTTCTGCCAAGACCTTTGCCGAGATCGGCGACGTTCTCGAGGCGGTTGTGCTGAGCTGCGATCCCAAGGAACGGCGTATCTCCCTTTCCATCAAGGCATTGCAGGCTGCCGCCGAAAAGGCGGAATTCGAGCAGTACCTGGGTTCCCAGGGCAAGGCGACATCGAGTTTCGGTGAGCTTCTGCAGCAGGAACTCAACAACAAAAACAATAATTAG
- a CDS encoding PAS domain S-box protein, which produces MQDTPALEWLYGQIVQNVSDAVMFSDREGIIRLWNAGAERMFGFAAEEALGQSLDLIIPENLRARHWEGYFRVMQSGSSHYSIDLLSAPALRRDGTRISTEFSMVLVKDDSGQMLGVAAVIRDVSARWQREKELKERVRELEAARA; this is translated from the coding sequence ATGCAGGACACACCGGCTTTGGAGTGGCTTTACGGGCAAATTGTCCAGAATGTCAGCGATGCGGTCATGTTTTCCGACCGGGAGGGCATCATCCGCCTCTGGAACGCAGGGGCGGAGCGAATGTTCGGCTTTGCCGCGGAGGAGGCGTTGGGACAGTCGCTCGATCTGATCATCCCGGAGAACCTGCGTGCCCGGCACTGGGAGGGGTACTTCCGGGTCATGCAGAGCGGCAGCAGCCATTACAGCATCGATCTGCTCTCCGCACCCGCCCTGCGCAGGGACGGCACCCGCATTTCGACCGAGTTCTCCATGGTGCTGGTCAAGGACGATTCGGGACAGATGCTGGGGGTGGCGGCTGTCATCCGCGACGTCAGCGCACGCTGGCAACGTGAGAAGGAGCTGAAGGAGCGGGTCCGCGAACTGGAGGCTGCACGCGCGTAA
- the cmk gene encoding (d)CMP kinase: protein MKSGLVIAIDGPSGAGKSTIAGLLAQRLGYLQIDTGAMYRAVALLISRAGIDPSDVAAVERLCSNVDVRLEVVDGVQRVTANGQDVTGQIRTPEMSLMTSRVSALRPVREAMVRAQRVMGCNGRVVLEGRDIGTVVFPDADLKFFLSASPEERGRRRFTELLAKGEQVTLEDTIAEVILRDEQDSRRDLAPLRQAEDAIAIDSSGLAIEDVLSTMEGFVKQKL from the coding sequence ATGAAATCGGGACTGGTTATCGCCATCGACGGTCCGTCCGGAGCCGGCAAGAGTACCATCGCCGGTCTTCTGGCCCAGCGGCTCGGCTATCTGCAGATCGATACCGGCGCCATGTATCGTGCCGTGGCACTCCTGATCAGCCGTGCCGGGATCGATCCGTCAGATGTGGCGGCGGTGGAGCGTCTCTGCAGCAATGTCGATGTGCGTCTCGAAGTTGTGGACGGTGTTCAGCGGGTGACTGCCAACGGCCAGGACGTGACCGGACAGATCCGCACTCCGGAGATGTCGCTGATGACCTCCCGTGTTTCCGCTCTCAGGCCGGTTAGGGAGGCGATGGTGCGGGCCCAGCGGGTAATGGGATGCAATGGAAGGGTCGTTCTGGAGGGGCGCGACATAGGCACGGTGGTTTTTCCCGATGCCGATCTGAAATTTTTTCTCTCCGCCTCGCCGGAGGAGCGCGGTCGCCGGCGTTTCACGGAGCTGCTGGCCAAGGGGGAACAGGTGACGCTCGAGGATACCATCGCCGAAGTCATTCTGCGGGACGAGCAGGATTCCCGGCGGGACCTCGCTCCGCTCAGGCAGGCTGAAGATGCCATTGCCATCGACTCTTCCGGTCTCGCTATCGAAGATGTCCTCTCCACTATGGAAGGGTTTGTAAAACAAAAACTGTAA
- a CDS encoding iron-sulfur cluster-binding oxidoreductase: MGNLGCGCPGSMARVIERQQTEETATIKVPSELRQWPVQLHLVPPTAPYFQQADILISADCVAYAMGNMHQDLLKGKALAIACPKLDDTTAYVEKLAHIFSANDIKSITVAIMEVPCCRGLDIIVREALAKSGREIPLESLVIGINGERRN, encoded by the coding sequence ATGGGAAATCTGGGATGTGGCTGCCCCGGCAGCATGGCACGCGTTATCGAACGTCAGCAGACTGAGGAGACCGCAACGATCAAGGTACCGTCGGAACTGCGGCAGTGGCCGGTCCAACTGCACCTGGTGCCCCCCACGGCACCCTACTTTCAGCAGGCGGACATCCTGATCAGCGCCGATTGCGTGGCCTATGCCATGGGGAATATGCATCAGGACCTGCTCAAGGGAAAGGCGCTGGCCATTGCCTGCCCGAAACTCGACGATACCACCGCCTACGTGGAGAAACTGGCCCATATCTTCAGCGCCAACGACATCAAGAGCATCACGGTAGCAATCATGGAAGTACCCTGCTGCCGGGGTCTGGACATCATCGTCCGTGAAGCGCTCGCCAAAAGCGGCCGCGAGATCCCCCTGGAGAGCCTGGTGATCGGCATTAACGGAGAACGGAGGAACTGA
- a CDS encoding prephenate dehydrogenase/arogenate dehydrogenase family protein gives MSVIIERLAIVGVGLIGGSFALALREAGVVRTIVGVDRDPANLEQALALGVVDEIAASAAQGVRGTQMVFLSVPVCSIPGVLQEIAPALDPGCIVTDGGSVKAEIVAACQQLMPTGCHFVGGHPIAGTEHSGAAASFATLFKGKRCILTPTETTDRQALQAVSRLWQAAGAEVCSMEPGHHDRIFAEISHLPHAVAYALVHAVGTADVEGENVLSYTAGGFRDFTRIASSDPAMWRDIALMNRAALLASIDGFSASLAELRGRIDRGDGDGLAEFFTIAKQFRDGIL, from the coding sequence GTGTCCGTGATCATCGAACGACTGGCAATTGTCGGGGTAGGGCTCATCGGTGGCTCCTTTGCGCTTGCCCTGCGCGAGGCGGGTGTGGTCAGGACCATCGTCGGTGTCGATCGCGATCCTGCCAACTTGGAACAGGCGCTCGCGCTGGGAGTTGTGGACGAGATCGCCGCCAGCGCCGCCCAAGGGGTGCGGGGCACCCAGATGGTGTTTTTATCGGTGCCGGTCTGCTCGATCCCTGGTGTCCTGCAGGAGATCGCTCCTGCGCTCGATCCCGGTTGCATCGTCACCGACGGAGGCAGCGTCAAGGCGGAAATCGTTGCAGCCTGCCAGCAGTTGATGCCGACCGGCTGCCATTTTGTGGGGGGACACCCCATTGCCGGCACCGAGCATTCCGGAGCAGCAGCCTCCTTTGCGACCCTTTTCAAAGGCAAACGCTGCATCCTGACCCCCACGGAAACTACCGATCGACAGGCCCTGCAGGCCGTTTCCCGGCTTTGGCAGGCTGCCGGTGCGGAAGTCTGCTCCATGGAGCCGGGACATCATGACCGGATCTTCGCGGAAATATCGCATCTGCCCCATGCTGTGGCCTACGCCTTGGTGCATGCCGTGGGCACGGCCGATGTCGAAGGTGAGAACGTGCTTTCCTACACCGCCGGCGGCTTTCGCGATTTTACCCGCATCGCCTCCTCCGACCCTGCCATGTGGCGGGATATCGCTCTGATGAACCGTGCGGCGCTGCTTGCCAGTATCGACGGTTTTTCGGCCAGCCTGGCCGAGTTGCGTGGCCGGATCGATCGAGGGGATGGTGACGGACTGGCGGAGTTCTTCACCATTGCCAAGCAATTCCGCGACGGGATTTTGTAA
- a CDS encoding integration host factor subunit beta — MTKSELIEKVVQAHGMLNMKVSELLVNTVFDSIEDALRAGDKVEIRGFGSFTIRERTGREARNPKSGEVVSIPAKKTPFFKTGKELKERVNC; from the coding sequence ATGACTAAGAGCGAATTGATCGAAAAAGTTGTGCAGGCCCATGGCATGCTGAATATGAAGGTTTCCGAGCTGCTGGTTAATACCGTCTTCGACTCCATTGAAGACGCTCTCAGGGCAGGCGACAAAGTCGAGATTCGTGGTTTCGGAAGTTTCACGATTCGTGAGCGTACCGGGCGCGAGGCGCGCAATCCGAAGAGCGGCGAAGTTGTCAGCATTCCCGCCAAGAAAACGCCTTTTTTCAAGACCGGTAAGGAACTCAAGGAGCGGGTAAACTGCTGA
- the ispH gene encoding 4-hydroxy-3-methylbut-2-enyl diphosphate reductase yields MKVILAKRAGFCFGVKRATQMAFEAAAMDKRTFTLGPIIHSPQVVNKLEEMGVKVLKSLESMDSGTIIIRSHGVASDEINEAIQKNLEIVDATCPFVKKAQEHVQSLSEAGYGVVVVGDADHPEVQGIVSYGGDKVFVVGSGDEVKALPKMSKIGIVAQTTQSFENLKNVVCECLLRGGEIRVFNTICDATAVRQEEAKELACQVDCMLVVGGFNSANTRRLAEVCAELQPRTHHIETAAEINAAWFEGVERVGVTAGASTPKWIIDEVMNRIEDINKSN; encoded by the coding sequence ATGAAAGTGATACTTGCCAAACGTGCCGGCTTCTGCTTCGGCGTCAAGCGCGCCACACAGATGGCCTTTGAAGCGGCTGCCATGGACAAGCGGACATTCACGCTCGGTCCGATCATCCACTCTCCCCAGGTGGTCAACAAACTGGAAGAGATGGGGGTGAAAGTACTCAAAAGTCTGGAGAGTATGGACAGCGGTACCATCATCATCCGTTCGCACGGTGTCGCATCGGATGAGATCAACGAAGCCATCCAGAAGAACCTCGAGATCGTCGATGCCACCTGTCCGTTCGTCAAGAAGGCGCAGGAACACGTCCAGAGCCTGTCCGAAGCGGGATACGGCGTGGTGGTGGTCGGTGATGCAGACCACCCGGAAGTGCAGGGGATCGTCTCCTACGGTGGGGACAAGGTCTTTGTGGTCGGCTCAGGGGACGAAGTCAAGGCGCTTCCCAAGATGAGTAAGATTGGCATTGTCGCCCAGACCACCCAGTCCTTTGAAAACCTCAAGAACGTTGTCTGTGAATGTCTTCTCCGGGGTGGGGAGATCCGTGTTTTCAATACGATCTGCGATGCAACCGCCGTACGTCAGGAAGAGGCCAAGGAACTGGCCTGCCAGGTGGACTGCATGCTGGTGGTCGGCGGCTTCAACAGCGCCAATACCCGCCGGCTGGCAGAGGTTTGCGCAGAATTGCAGCCTCGTACGCACCATATTGAAACCGCTGCAGAGATCAACGCCGCCTGGTTCGAAGGGGTTGAACGGGTCGGCGTTACGGCGGGCGCTTCCACTCCCAAATGGATCATCGATGAGGTCATGAACCGGATCGAGGACATCAATAAAAGCAATTGA
- the pheA gene encoding prephenate dehydratase produces the protein MTQNSTTIEELRTAIDSIDDRIVALLNERAQIVLSVGRLKSESNLDFHVPGRERQIYERLLNNNQGPFPNDALRSIYREIISACLALESPMKVAFLGPKATFSHLATMQHFGLSAELVPLKSIPAVFEEVEKGKALYGIVPVENSTEGVVSHTLDMFVESGLQITAEILLEVHHDLLSRTGRLEDIKKVYSHAQPIAQCRQWLEGNLPGVPVVDVASTAVAAQITSEDYTAAAIASELAASLYDLKVVRSRIEDQVNNITRFLVISRKGSERSGNDKTSVLFSVKDEPGILCRMLEPFAKRGINLSKIESRPFKSKAWEYIFFLDLFGHISDANVAEALDELKGCCQFLKVLGSYPRSM, from the coding sequence GTGACACAGAATTCAACCACAATCGAAGAGTTGCGCACAGCCATCGACAGCATCGATGATCGAATCGTGGCATTGCTCAATGAGCGGGCCCAGATTGTCCTCTCCGTCGGCCGACTCAAATCCGAGAGCAACCTGGACTTTCATGTTCCAGGACGCGAACGCCAGATCTATGAGCGCCTTTTGAACAACAATCAGGGGCCCTTTCCCAACGATGCCCTGCGGAGCATCTACCGGGAAATCATTTCCGCCTGCCTGGCCCTCGAATCCCCCATGAAAGTGGCGTTTCTGGGGCCCAAGGCGACCTTCAGTCATCTTGCCACCATGCAGCATTTCGGCCTGTCGGCCGAGCTGGTGCCGCTCAAGTCGATCCCGGCAGTGTTCGAGGAGGTCGAAAAGGGCAAGGCGCTGTACGGCATCGTGCCGGTGGAGAATTCCACCGAAGGGGTCGTGTCCCATACCCTGGATATGTTCGTGGAGAGCGGCCTGCAGATCACCGCGGAGATCCTCCTGGAGGTGCATCACGACCTGCTGTCCCGCACCGGCCGGCTGGAGGATATCAAGAAGGTCTATTCCCACGCCCAGCCGATCGCCCAGTGCCGCCAATGGCTGGAAGGCAACCTGCCCGGCGTTCCGGTGGTGGATGTGGCCTCCACCGCGGTCGCGGCCCAGATCACCAGTGAGGACTACACCGCCGCTGCCATTGCCAGCGAGCTGGCCGCCTCGTTGTATGACCTCAAGGTCGTCCGGAGCCGCATCGAAGACCAGGTCAACAATATCACCCGTTTCCTGGTGATTTCGCGCAAAGGGAGCGAACGCTCCGGCAATGACAAGACCTCGGTCCTGTTTTCGGTCAAGGACGAGCCCGGTATCCTCTGCCGCATGCTGGAACCCTTTGCAAAGCGCGGCATCAACCTCTCCAAGATCGAGTCGCGCCCCTTCAAGAGCAAGGCCTGGGAGTACATCTTTTTTCTCGATCTGTTCGGCCACATTTCTGATGCAAACGTCGCCGAAGCCCTGGATGAGCTCAAGGGCTGCTGCCAGTTTCTCAAAGTCCTCGGTTCCTACCCGCGGTCCATGTAG
- a CDS encoding hemerythrin domain-containing protein, with product MKTDITRALVAEHRLILRMITLLELNAPLTAAGHYTNWQFYLDGVDFIRNYADRFHHAKEEDVLFEALITNGMPRENSPIAAMLMEHDQGRAHVKAMETAAQEALAGQSGRGAIIAEHALAYAALLREHIDKEDTILYPLAERVIPDTMRPGIVEGYASAETKAPADFTLRYEAIVAGYEQEARESA from the coding sequence ATGAAGACTGATATCACCCGGGCATTGGTGGCCGAACACCGGCTGATCCTGCGGATGATCACCCTGCTTGAGCTGAACGCCCCGCTGACCGCCGCAGGGCACTACACCAACTGGCAGTTCTACCTGGACGGTGTGGACTTCATCCGCAACTATGCCGACCGTTTCCACCATGCCAAAGAAGAGGACGTGCTGTTCGAGGCCCTGATCACAAACGGCATGCCCCGCGAAAACAGCCCCATTGCAGCCATGCTGATGGAGCACGACCAGGGGCGGGCCCATGTCAAGGCAATGGAGACTGCCGCACAGGAAGCGCTGGCAGGGCAGTCCGGCCGCGGCGCGATCATCGCCGAACACGCCTTGGCCTATGCCGCGCTGCTGCGGGAACACATCGACAAAGAGGATACTATCCTCTATCCGCTTGCGGAACGGGTAATTCCCGATACAATGAGGCCCGGCATCGTTGAGGGCTATGCATCGGCCGAAACGAAGGCGCCGGCGGATTTCACCCTCCGTTACGAAGCGATCGTCGCGGGCTATGAGCAGGAAGCACGGGAATCAGCCTGA
- the aroA gene encoding 3-phosphoshikimate 1-carboxyvinyltransferase: MLKEYPSNGVDVSSITIKPTSRVRGEICVPGDKSISHRSIMLGAIANGVTTVQGFLRGEDNMATMKAFRAMGVTIDDDGQIITIHGKGLRGLSEPSDVIDCGNSGTTIRLITGLLAGQSFFSVVTGDQYLRKRPMKRVVEPLSLMGATISGRAKGSLAPLAISGGALKGIRYQSPVSSAQIKSALMLAGLYAEGETTVLEPSLSRDHSERMFRLFGASVDSFDGGVTVRGGSELQAREVVVPGDISSAAFFIVAALITPGAELLIRNVGVNPTRTGVIDILTAMGGSIELLDQREVSGEAVADLLVRSSHLKGIEIAGSVVPRAIDEFPAICVAAACAEGTTTLRDARELRVKETDRIAAMAVNLRRLGVQVEECEDGMDIEGVERLGGGMVESFGDHRIAMSFSIAALVSDGGITIDDIDCVATSFPTFYPLLETVAEAVR, translated from the coding sequence ATGCTGAAAGAGTATCCATCGAACGGAGTCGACGTGAGTTCCATTACTATCAAGCCCACCTCCCGTGTGCGGGGCGAAATCTGCGTTCCCGGCGACAAATCCATTTCCCACCGCTCGATCATGCTGGGTGCCATCGCCAATGGCGTGACTACGGTTCAGGGCTTTCTGCGGGGCGAGGACAACATGGCCACCATGAAGGCCTTCCGTGCCATGGGAGTTACCATTGACGACGACGGCCAGATCATCACCATCCACGGCAAAGGCCTGCGGGGGCTGTCGGAACCGTCCGACGTGATCGACTGCGGCAACTCCGGTACCACCATCCGGTTGATCACCGGTCTGTTGGCCGGACAATCGTTTTTCTCGGTGGTGACCGGCGATCAGTATCTGCGCAAACGCCCCATGAAGCGGGTGGTCGAGCCCCTTTCGCTGATGGGGGCCACCATCAGCGGCCGCGCCAAGGGGAGCCTTGCTCCGCTGGCGATCAGCGGCGGCGCCTTGAAAGGCATCCGTTACCAGTCTCCCGTCTCCAGCGCGCAGATCAAATCTGCCCTGATGCTGGCGGGGCTGTATGCCGAGGGCGAGACTACGGTGCTCGAACCGAGCCTGTCGCGCGATCATTCTGAACGGATGTTCAGGCTGTTCGGCGCTTCGGTGGATAGTTTCGACGGCGGTGTGACGGTCAGGGGGGGGAGCGAGCTGCAGGCCCGGGAGGTCGTCGTGCCGGGAGATATATCGTCGGCAGCCTTCTTCATCGTGGCTGCCCTGATCACCCCGGGAGCGGAACTGTTGATCCGCAATGTCGGCGTCAACCCGACCCGTACCGGTGTCATCGACATCCTCACGGCCATGGGGGGCAGTATCGAGCTGTTGGATCAGCGCGAGGTTTCCGGCGAAGCAGTGGCAGATCTGCTGGTGCGTTCTTCGCATCTCAAAGGCATTGAGATTGCCGGGAGCGTCGTGCCCCGTGCCATTGACGAGTTCCCTGCTATCTGCGTTGCCGCTGCCTGCGCCGAGGGTACCACCACCCTGCGCGATGCCCGCGAACTGCGGGTCAAGGAAACCGATCGCATTGCAGCCATGGCCGTCAATCTGCGCCGGTTGGGGGTGCAGGTGGAGGAATGCGAGGATGGCATGGATATCGAAGGTGTTGAGCGCCTGGGGGGGGGCATGGTGGAGAGCTTCGGGGACCACCGCATCGCCATGTCCTTTTCGATCGCTGCGCTGGTATCCGATGGTGGGATCACCATCGACGACATCGACTGTGTCGCCACCTCCTTCCCGACCTTCTATCCTCTGCTGGAAACGGTCGCGGAGGCAGTACGATGA
- a CDS encoding HD domain-containing protein, which translates to MTIDAAQKAGGFSKNEGKTALAMPDPLDLLVSYFQGEALETIILHGRAVAGLAVDIGRSLALDGDELAFLDQAGLLHDIGVCRVHAPKIGLNGKHPYIMHGVIGRDVLESEGMPRHALVSERHIGVGLNQEDIINQQLPLPLRDMIPTTLSEEIICFADLFYSKTPGKLEQRKSPQHVREKLAKFGEHKVQIFDGWLLRFGGVL; encoded by the coding sequence ATGACGATTGATGCCGCTCAAAAAGCCGGCGGTTTCTCAAAAAACGAAGGAAAGACCGCGCTCGCCATGCCGGATCCGCTCGACCTGCTGGTATCGTATTTTCAGGGCGAGGCGCTGGAAACCATCATCCTGCACGGGCGGGCAGTGGCAGGACTGGCAGTGGATATCGGTCGCAGTCTCGCACTCGATGGCGACGAGCTTGCCTTTCTGGATCAGGCAGGGCTGCTGCACGATATCGGGGTCTGCCGTGTGCACGCCCCGAAGATCGGTCTTAACGGCAAGCACCCTTACATCATGCACGGTGTCATCGGACGCGATGTCCTCGAATCGGAAGGGATGCCGCGGCATGCGCTGGTATCCGAACGACATATCGGGGTCGGCCTGAATCAGGAGGATATCATCAACCAGCAGCTGCCCCTGCCGTTGCGCGACATGATCCCCACCACACTGTCGGAGGAGATCATCTGTTTTGCCGACCTGTTCTACTCGAAAACGCCCGGGAAACTGGAACAAAGAAAATCGCCGCAGCATGTTCGGGAAAAACTGGCGAAATTCGGGGAACACAAGGTTCAGATCTTCGACGGATGGCTGCTTCGCTTCGGAGGGGTACTGTAG